The following coding sequences are from one Triticum aestivum cultivar Chinese Spring chromosome 5A, IWGSC CS RefSeq v2.1, whole genome shotgun sequence window:
- the LOC123107060 gene encoding uncharacterized protein, giving the protein MELLNVVPADSMAFPLYSLPAAANTVASLFAWLVAALAAAVGLWRIRAVGSSNKLPVAGARAHGSTLVDDKQQTQAVSSPAADEPRPRLTEPVEPASPISEPSSPSKVRFTAYYGGAGADAGDDGVVDGVRKCADRDEDDNGVPFVDDQSETLPRRTASMRIRSAASTAVPCWEEREMAVRRRGDLGWYRHLDMAVLDGTVVRLWDGEVTAAVASPRARRGRAGLELHLSL; this is encoded by the coding sequence aTGGAGCTGCTCAACGTGGTGCCGGCGGACTCCATGGCCTTCCCCCTCTACTCCCTCCCCGCGGCGGCCAACACCGTCGCCTCGCTCTTCGCCTGGCtcgtcgccgccctcgccgccgccgttgGCCTCTGGCGCATCCGCGCGGTCGGCTCCTCCAACAAACTACccgtcgccggcgcccgcgcccACGGCAGCACCCTCGTGGACGACAAGCAGCAGACGCAGGCCGTTTCGTCGCCTGCCGCTGACGAGCCACGGCCCAGACTCACCGAGCCGGTGGAGCCGGCTTCCCCGATTAGcgagccgagctcgccgtccaagGTCCGGTTCACGGCGTACTACGGCGGGGCCGGAGCTGACGCCGGCGACGACGGAGTAGTTGACGGCGTCAGGAAATGCGCCGACAGGGACGAGGACGACAACGGCGTGCCCTTCGTCGACGACCAGAGCGAGACGCTGCCGAGACGGACGGCGTCGATGAGGATCAGGTCGGCGGCCTCGACGGCGGTGCCCTGCTGGGAGGAGAGGGAGATGGCCGTGAGGAGGCGGGGGGATCTGGGCTGGTACCGCCACCTTGACATGGCGGTGCTCGACGGCACCGTCGTAAGGCTGTGGGACGGCGAGGTCACCGCGGCGGTGGCGTCGCCGAGGGCGCGGCGGGGGAGGGCAGGATTGGAACTGCACCTGTCACTATAG
- the LOC123103769 gene encoding respiratory burst oxidase homolog protein E: MWTPSRGSNARRTGHRRIAECLADDQTTNTDTSDNESFTTAYGDEFFAAAAGGSGGGGMLPAFLADQEDLVEVMLELDEESMVVRSVTPTRAALYSAAAMPHTPEAPGGGGGPLSRCSSTSSRIRKKFAWLRSPSPAPSPSPRVPTPAELQREAAMAARERRRIQARVNRSRAGAKRALKGLRFISRTTGSLEAAELWRRVEERFNALAHDGLLSRDNFGECIGMVDSKEFAEGIFDALARRRRQSLERITKEELYDFWLQISDQSFDARLQIFFDMVDTNVDGRITREEVQELIVLSASANKLAKLKEQAEEYAALIMEELDPENLGYIELWQLETLLLQRDTYMNYSRPLSTASGAQWSQNLGVGAGGAVPPAAKGEEDGSGTQTWGEGMRERRRGWGRGVARAASHVRVAAEENWRRAWVLALWVAAMAALFVWKFVQYRRTDAFQVMGYCLPTAKGAAETLKLNMALVLLPVCRNTLTWLRSSWARFFVPFDDNITFHKMIATAIVVGITLHAGNHLACDFPRVIASGPEEYRLVAGAFGASKPTYGRLISGVEGVTGIAMVVLMTVSFTLATHPFRKGEKEASASRLPAPLHRLAGFNAFWYSHHLLGFVYLLLLAHGYFLFLVRRWYEKTTWMYISVPLVLYVGERMLRALRSNAHTVKIIKVMLLPGSVLTIQMSKPYGFRYRSGQYIFLQCPTISPFEWHPFSITSAPGDDYLAVHIRTNGDWTQELKRIFAENHYSLHMNRRTSFSELGAAEPRTTVPPKLLVDGPYGAPAQDFRNYDVLLLVGLGIGATPFISILKDLLNNIKLADELMDLAMETTQTSRSEDSANSFSVSTASSNRKRSYRTSRAHFYWVTREPMSFEWFKGVMNEVAEMDKKGVIELHNYLTSVYEERDARTTLLSMVQALNHAKHGLDIVSGTRVRTHFARPNWREVFTKIAAKQPNSTVGVFYCGAPTLAKELKKLSHEMSHKTSTRFHFHKEYF, encoded by the exons ATGTGGACGCCGTCGCGCGGGAGCAACGCGCGGCGGACGGGCCACCGGCGCATCGCGGAGTGCCTGGCGGACGACCAGACCACCAACACCGACACCTCCGACAACGAGTCCTTCACCACCGCCTATGGGGACGAGTTCTTCGCCGCGGCCGCCGGGGGGAGCGGCGGCGGGGGCATGCTCCCGGCATTCCTCGCCGACCAGGAGGACCTGGTGGAGGTCATGCTGGAGCTGGACGAGGAGTCCATGGTGGTGCGCAGCGTCACGCCCACCAGGGCCGCGCTCTACAGCGCCGCCGCGATGCCGCACACGCCGGAGGcgccgggaggaggcggcggcccccTCAGCCGCTGCTCGTCCACGTCCTCGCGGATACGGAAGAAGTTCGCGTGGCTGCGGTCGCCGTCCCCCGCGCCGTCGCCCTCCCCGCGCGTGCCCACGCCCGCCGAGCTGCAGCgggaggcggccatggcggcccGCGAGCGGCGCCGCATCCAGGCGCGGGTCAACCGGTCGCGCGCCGGCGCCAAGCGCGCGCTCAAGGGCCTCCGCTTCATCAGCCGCACCACCGGCTCCCTGGAGGCCGCGGAGCTGTGGCGCCGCGTGGAGGAGCGCTTCAATGCCCTCGCCCACGACGGCCTCCTCTCCCGCGACAACTTCGGCGAGTGCATCG GAATGGTGGACTCGAAGGAGTTCGCGGAGGGCATCTTCGACGcgctggcgcggcggcggcggcagagcctGGAGCGGATCACCAAGGAGGAGCTCTACGACTTCTGGCTCCAGATCTCCGACCAGAGCTTCGACGCGCGGCTCCAGATCTTCTTCGACAT GGTGGACACCAACGTGGACGGGAGGATCACGAGGGAGGAAGTACAGGAG CTGATCGTGCTGAGCGCGTCGGCGAACAAGCTGGCGAAGCTCAAGGAGCAGGCGGAGGAGTACGCGGCGCTCATCATGGAGGAGCTCGACCCGGAGAACCTCGGCTACATTGAG CTGTGGCAGCTGGAGACGCTGCTGCTCCAGCGCGACACGTACATGAACTACAGCCGGCCGCTGAGCACGGCGAGCGGCGCGCAGTGGAGCCAGAACCTCGGCGTGGGCGCCGGCGGGGCCGTGCCGCCCGCCGCCAagggggaggaggacggcagcggcaCGCAGACGTGGGGGGAAGGGATGAGGGAGCGGCGGCGCGGGTGGGGCCGCGGCGTGGCCAGGGCGGCGTCGCACGTGCGGGTGGCGGCGGAGGAGAACTGGCGGCGCGCGTGGGTGCTGGCGCTGTGGGTCGCGGCCATGGCGGCGCTGTTCGTGTGGAAGTTCGTGCAGTACCGGCGCACGGATGCGTTCCAGGTGATGGGCTACTGCCTGCCGACGGCCAAGGGCGCCGCCGAGACGCTCAAGCTCAACATggcgctcgtcctcctccccgtCTGCCGCAACACGCTCACCTGGCTCCGCTCCTCCTGGGCCCGCTTCTTCGTCCCCTTCGACGACAACATCACCTTCCACAAG ATGATCGCGACGGCGATCGTGGTGGGGATCACGCTGCACGCGGGGAACCATCTGGCGTGCGACTTCCCGCGGGTGATCGCGTCGGGGCCGGAGGAGTACCGGCTGGTGGCGGGCGCGTTCGGGGCGTCCAAGCCGACGTACGGGCGGCTCATCTCCGGGGTGGAGGGCGTGACGGGCATCGCCATGGTGGTGCTCATGACCGTCTCCTTCACCCTGGCCACCCACCCGTTCCGCAAGGGCGAGAAGGAGGCCTCCGCGTCGCGGCTGCCGGCgcccctccaccgcctcgccggcTTCAACGCCTTCTGGTACTCCCACCACCTCCTCGGCTTCgtctacctcctcctcctcgcccacgGCTACTTCCTCTTCCTCGTCCGCCGCTGGTACGAGAAAACG ACATGGATGTACATTTCGGTCCCTCTGGTGCTCTATGTCGGCGAGAGGATGCTGCGAGCCTTGCGGTCCAATGCTCATACTGTCAAAATCATCAAG GTGATGCTTCTACCTGGAAGTGTACTGACAATACAAATGTCAAAGCCCTACGGATTTCGATATAGGAGTGGACAgtatatctttcttcagtgtccgACGATCTCTCCATTTGAATG GCATCCTTTCTCCATCACCTCAGCTCCTGGAGATGACTACCTCGCTGTTCACATTCGCACAAATGGAGACTGGACGCAAGAGCTCAAGCGCATATTTGCCGAGAACCACTACTCGCTGCACATGAACAGAAGAACTTCATTCAGCGAGTTAGGCGCGGCAGAACCTAGAACCACTGTCCCACCAAAATTGCTTGTAGATGGTCCATATGGTGCCCCTGCACAGGATTTCAGAAACTACGATGTTCTGCTTCTAGTTGGCCTTGGAATTGGAGCAACACCGTTCATAAGCATTCTAAAGGACCTACTTAACAATATTAAGCTTGCTGATGAGCTGATG GACTTGGCAATGGAGACTACTCAAACTAGTAGGTCTGAGGACAGTGCCAACAGCTTCAGTGTCTCAACAGCTAGCAGCAACAGGAAGAGATCATATAGAACAAGCCGCGCACATTTTTACTGGGTTACTCGCGAGCCCATGTCGTTTGAATGGTTCAAAGGAGTGATGAATGAGGTTGCCGAAATGGACAAGAAG GGTGTCATAGAGTTGCACAATTATCTTACGAGCGTGTATGAGGAGCGTGATGCACGAACAACTCTGCTGTCGATGGTCCAAGCTCTGAACCATGCTAAACATGGTCTCGACATCGTCTCGGGCACCAGG GTGAGGACACACTTTGCCAGGCCAAACTGGAGGGAAGTCTTCACCAAAATCGCCGCCAAGCAGCCGAATTCAACAGTTG GAGTGTTCTACTGCGGCGCGCCGACGCTGGCCAAAGAACTGAAGAAACTGTCTCACGAGATGAGCCACAAGACGTCGACGCGCTTCCATTTCCACAAGGAGTACTTCTGA